CCACCCAAGCCATGCCCTCTGGGGGATTTGTCTACATGGATGGTCGCCAACTGCTGAAGGATGTGCGGGGAGGCTTGGTGCAACTGACCCTACGGCAGATGGGAGCCATTAAAACCTGGGCCAAGGCGGGCCAATCCCAGGGACGACACCAAAGTCTGGTCTTGGCGGTGGGGGATATTGTCCCCCTGGCCTTGGCTTGGCGCAGTGGTTTGCCCTATGCCTTTGTGGGCACTGCTAAATCCGAGTATTACCTGCGGGACGAGGTGGGCCTGTTGCCTCGGCAAAGCCGCTGGGAAGAGTGGGAAGCCTGGTCTGGATCGGTGTATTTGCCCTGGGAGCGCTGGTTAATGCGACGATCGCGGTGTCGGGCTGTCTTCCCCCGCGATCGCCTGACCACCGAGATCCTCAGCCAGAAACGCATTCCCGCCTGGAACCTGGGTAACCCGATGATGGATGGCCTAGAGCCACGATCGCAACCCAACCTCGACCAACATCCCTGGGGGAATTGTCTACGAGTCCTGCTGCTCCCCGGTTCCCGTCCCCCCGAAGCCTATGGTAATTGGCAGCAGCTTCTCCAGGGCTGCGACTCTGTGCTGAGCAGTTTTAGTGGGCGCAAGATGGCGTTTTTAGGGGCAATTAGCCCAGGGCTGGAGTTGGAACCCCTGGTGCAAATGTTGACTCGTTATGGCTGGCGATCGATGGAGGATCAGTCCCAGTCCCTGGTGCCGGGATCCCTCAACTTCCGCCGGGGGAACTGTGGGCTACAACTGAGCCAAACCGCCTATGCCGATTACCTCCACTTGGGGGATCTAGCCTTAGCCATGGCAGGCACCGCCACGGAACAGTTTGCAGGGCTGGGGAAACCGGTGTTATCGGTGGCGGGGGA
This region of Prochlorothrix hollandica PCC 9006 = CALU 1027 genomic DNA includes:
- a CDS encoding lipid-A-disaccharide synthase-related protein, with the translated sequence MRLLCLSNGHGEDIIAVRILHALRAYPQIQEVAVLPLVGEGHAYQSAAATLAGPTQAMPSGGFVYMDGRQLLKDVRGGLVQLTLRQMGAIKTWAKAGQSQGRHQSLVLAVGDIVPLALAWRSGLPYAFVGTAKSEYYLRDEVGLLPRQSRWEEWEAWSGSVYLPWERWLMRRSRCRAVFPRDRLTTEILSQKRIPAWNLGNPMMDGLEPRSQPNLDQHPWGNCLRVLLLPGSRPPEAYGNWQQLLQGCDSVLSSFSGRKMAFLGAISPGLELEPLVQMLTRYGWRSMEDQSQSLVPGSLNFRRGNCGLQLSQTAYADYLHLGDLALAMAGTATEQFAGLGKPVLSVAGDGPQFTAAFAEAQTRLLGASVTLVQAPGEMGAAVQQLLTDPDRLQLIVHNGHQRLGSPGAAHLIAAKLVDLWHPGRST